A region of Anolis sagrei isolate rAnoSag1 chromosome 2, rAnoSag1.mat, whole genome shotgun sequence DNA encodes the following proteins:
- the LOC132764002 gene encoding zinc finger protein 709-like isoform X3, whose protein sequence is MENLHSLSKSHTGEKRHNCMDCGKCFTARSSLTTHQRTHTGEKPYKCVECGKNFSQSGDLHIHQRTHTGEKPHKCIECGKSFSDSGHLRIHQRTHTGEKPHKCMECGKSFSQSGNLRIHQRTHTGEKPHKCMECGKSFSESGTLRIHQRTHTGEKPHTCMECGKRFSRSDSLRIHHRTHTGEKPHKCMECGKSFSHSGTLRIHQRIHTGEKPHKCMECGKSFSWSGNLRKHQRTHTGEKPHKCMECGKSFSESGTLHIHQRTHTGEKPHKCMKCGKSFSRSGNLRKHQRTHTGEKPHKCMECGKSFSESGTLHIHQRTHTGEKPHKCMECGKGFSVSGHLRIHQRVHTGEKPHKCMECGKSFSQSSHLRIHQRTHTGEKPHKCMECGKSFSKSSHLRIHQRTHTGEKPHKCMECGKGFRESGNLRSHQRIHTGEKPHKCMECGKSFRESGKLRSHQRVHTGEKPHKCMECGKSFSKSGTLRKHQRTHTGEKPHSVYT, encoded by the coding sequence atggaaaatctCCATTCCTTGTCAAAatcccacacaggggagaagcgacATAACTGTATGGACTGTGGGAAATGTTTCACTGCAAGAAGTTCTCTTACTACACATCAacgaactcacacaggagagaagccgtacaaatgtgtggaatgtggaaagaacttcagtcagagtggagatctgcatatccatcaaagaacccacacaggggagaagccacataaatgcatagaatgtggaaagagcttcagtgacagtggacatctgcgtatccatcagagaacccacacaggagagaagccacataaatgcatggaatgtggaaagagcttcagtcagagtgggaatctgcgtatccatcaaagaactcacacaggagagaagccacataaatgcatggaatgtggaaagagcttcagtgaaagtGGGACTCTGCGTATCCATcagagaacccacacaggggagaagccacatacatgcatggaatgtggaaagagattCAGTCGGAGTGACAGTCTGCGTATCCATCAtagaacccacacaggagagaagccacataaatgcatggaatgtggaaagagcttcagtcacagtgggactctgcgtatccatcaaaggatccacacaggggagaagccacataaatgcatggaatgtggaaagagcttcagttggAGTGGAAATCTGCGTaagcatcaaagaacccacacaggagagaagccacataaatgcatggaatgtggaaagagcttcagtgaaagtGGGACTCTGCATATCCATCAAAGaacgcacacaggggagaagccacataaatgcatgaaatgtggaaagagtttcagtcgGAGTGGAAATCTGCGTaagcatcaaagaacccacacaggagagaagccacataaatgcatggaatgtggaaagagcttcagtgaaagtgggactctgcatatccatcaaagaacccacacaggggagaagccacataaatgcatggaatgtggaaaaggCTTCAGTGTAAGTGGacatctgcgtatccatcaaagggtccacacaggggagaagccacataaatgcatggaatgtggaaagagcttcagtcagagttcaCATCTGCGCATCCATCAAAGaacgcacacaggggagaagccacataaatgcatggaatgtggaaagagcttcagtaagAGTTCACATCTGCGcatccatcaaagaacccacacaggggagaagccacataaatgcatggaatgtggaaaaggCTTCAGGGAGAGTGGAAacctgcgttcccatcaaaggatccacacaggggagaaaccacataaatgcatggaatgtggaaagagcttcagggaGAGTGGAAagctgcgttcccatcaaagggtccacacaggagagaagccacataaatgcatggaatgtggaaagagcttcagtaaaAGTGGGACTCTGCGTaagcatcaaagaacccacacaggggagaagccacatagtgtatatacttga